A window of the Capricornis sumatraensis isolate serow.1 chromosome 9, serow.2, whole genome shotgun sequence genome harbors these coding sequences:
- the DCAF15 gene encoding DDB1- and CUL4-associated factor 15 isoform X4, with amino-acid sequence MAPSSKSERNSGAGSGGGGPGGAGGKRTAGRRREHVLKQLERVKLPPRVCVSLKNIVDEDFLYAGHIFLGFSKCGRYVLSYTSSSGDDDFSFYIYHLYWWEFNVHSKLKLVRQVRLFQDEEIYSDLYLTVCEWPSDASKVIVFGFNTRSANGMLMNMMVMSDENHRDIYISTVAVPPPGRCAACRDASRAHPGDPSAQCLRHGFMLHTKYQVVYPFPTFQPAFQLKKDQVVLLNTSYSLVACAVSVHSAGDSSFCQILYDHTTYPPAPPSPPGPRSPELLPVLPSLCPEAAPAWPSGTPDPSPAIAKAKEFVADIFRRAKEAKGGTSEEVRPPPCPGPSGSRCRLPSEPLGPGGEAVPRDSPPAAEAPAPEPGYINYTKLYYVLGSGEGTEPEDEFEDDKISLPFVVTDLRGRNLRPMREQAAVQGQYLTVEQLTLDFEYVINEVIRHDATWGHQFCSFSDYDIVILEVCPETNQVLINIGLLLLAFPSPTEEGQLRPKTYHTSLKVAWDLNTGIFVTVSVGDLTEVKGQTSGSVWSSYRKSCVDMVMKWLVPESSGRYVNRMTNEALHKGCSLKVLADSERYTWIVL; translated from the exons ATGGCGCCCAGCTCGAAATCGGAGCGGAACAGCGGGGCtgggagcggcggcggcggccccgggGGCGCCGGGGGAAAGCGGACAGCGGGGCGGCGGCGGGAGCACGTCCTCAAGCAGCTGGAGCGGGTCAAG CTGCCACCCAGGGTCTGCGTCTCTCTCAAGAACATTGtggatgaagacttcctctaCGCAGG ACACATCTTCCTGGGCTTTTCCAAGTGCGGCCGTTACGTTCTCTCCTACACGAGCAGCAGTGGGGACGACGACTTCTCTTTCTACATCTACCACCTGTACTGGTGGGAGTTCAATGTGCACAGCAAGCTCAAGCTG GTCCGCCAGGTGCGGCTCTTCCAGGATGAGGAGATCTACAGTGACCTGTACCTGACCGTGTGCGAGTGGCCCAGTGACGCCTCCAAGGTCATTGTCTTCGGCTTCAA CACCCGCTCAGCCAACGGCATGCTCATGAACATGATGGTGATGAGCGACGAGAACCACCGGGACATCTACATCAGCACCGTGGCCGTGCCGCCGCCGGGCCGCTGCGCCGCCTGCCGGGATGCCAGCCGCGCCCACCCAG GTGACCCGAGCGCGCAGTGTCTGCGGCATGGCTTCATGCTGCACACCAAGTACCAGGTGGTCTACCCCTTCCCCACTTTCCAGCCCGCCTTCCAGCTCAAGAAGGACCAGGTGGTGCTGCTCAACACCAGCTACTCTCTGGTGGCCTGCGCCGTCTCGGTGCACTCGGCAG GAGACAGCAGCTTCTGCCAGATCCTATACGACCACACCACCTACCCCCcggcccctcccagcccccctGGACCCCGGAGCCCAGAGTTGCTCCCTGTtctccccagcctctgccctgaAGCGGCCCCAGCCTGGCCCTCTGGGACCCCCGATCCCTCGCCCGCCATTGCCAAAGCCAAGGAGTTTGTGGCTGACATCTTCCGCCGGGCCAAAGAGGCTAAGGGTGGGACCTCAGAGGAAGTCCGGCCACCCCCCTGCCCAGGGCCCTCAGGCAGCCGCTGCCGCCTGCCCTCTGAGCCCCTTGGCCCAGGTGGGGAGGCGGTGCCCCGGGACAGCCCCCCTGCAGCAGAGGCGCCCGCCCCGGAGCCTGGATACATCAACTACACCAAGCTCTATTACGTGCTGGGATCCGGTGAGGGGACGGAGCCAGAGGATG AGTTCGAGGATGACAAGATCTCCCTGCCCTTCGTGGTGACTGATCTCCGTGGTCGCAACCTGCGGCCCATGCGGGAGCAGGCCGCTGTCCAG GGTCAGTACCTGACAGTCGAGCAGCTCACACTGGACTTCGAGTATGTCATCAACGAGGTGATCCGCCATGACGCCACTTGGGGTCACCAGTTCTGCTCCTTTAGCGACTATGACATTGTCATCCTGGAG GTCTGCCCAGAAACCAACCAGGTCCTCATCAACATTGGCCTGCTGCTCCTGGCGTTCCCATCCCCCACCGAGGAAGGCCAGCTCCG ACCAAAGACCTACCACACCAGTCTCAAGGTGGCATGGGACCTCAACACAGGCATCTTCGTGACAGTCAGTGTGGGTGACCTCACTGAGGTCAAAGGGCAGACCAG TGGCAGCGTCTGGAGCTCATATCGCAAGAGCTGTGTGGACATGGTCATGAAGTGGCTGGTGCCTGAGAGCAGCGGCCGATACGTCAACAGGATGACCAACGAGGCTCTGCACAAAG GGTGCTCACTGAAAGTTCTGGCAGACAGCGAGCGATACACGTGGATTGTGCTGTGA
- the DCAF15 gene encoding DDB1- and CUL4-associated factor 15 isoform X2, with translation MAPSSKSERNSGAGSGGGGPGGAGGKRTAGRRREHVLKQLERVKISGQLSPRLFRKLPPRVCVSLKNIVDEDFLYAGHIFLGFSKCGRYVLSYTSSSGDDDFSFYIYHLYWWEFNVHSKLKLVRQVRLFQDEEIYSDLYLTVCEWPSDASKVIVFGFNTRSANGMLMNMMVMSDENHRDIYISTVAVPPPGRCAACRDASRAHPGDPSAQCLRHGFMLHTKYQVVYPFPTFQPAFQLKKDQVVLLNTSYSLVACAVSVHSAGDSSFCQILYDHTTYPPAPPSPPGPRSPELLPVLPSLCPEAAPAWPSGTPDPSPAIAKAKEFVADIFRRAKEAKGGTSEEVRPPPCPGPSGSRCRLPSEPLGPGGEAVPRDSPPAAEAPAPEPGYINYTKLYYVLGSGEGTEPEDEFEDDKISLPFVVTDLRGRNLRPMREQAAVQGQYLTVEQLTLDFEYVINEVIRHDATWGHQFCSFSDYDIVILEVCPETNQVLINIGLLLLAFPSPTEEGQLRPKTYHTSLKVAWDLNTGIFVTVSVGDLTEVKGQTSVWSSYRKSCVDMVMKWLVPESSGRYVNRMTNEALHKGCSLKVLADSERYTWIVL, from the exons ATGGCGCCCAGCTCGAAATCGGAGCGGAACAGCGGGGCtgggagcggcggcggcggccccgggGGCGCCGGGGGAAAGCGGACAGCGGGGCGGCGGCGGGAGCACGTCCTCAAGCAGCTGGAGCGGGTCAAG ATCAGTGGGCAGCTCTCTCCTCGCCTCTTCCGGAAGCTGCCACCCAGGGTCTGCGTCTCTCTCAAGAACATTGtggatgaagacttcctctaCGCAGG ACACATCTTCCTGGGCTTTTCCAAGTGCGGCCGTTACGTTCTCTCCTACACGAGCAGCAGTGGGGACGACGACTTCTCTTTCTACATCTACCACCTGTACTGGTGGGAGTTCAATGTGCACAGCAAGCTCAAGCTG GTCCGCCAGGTGCGGCTCTTCCAGGATGAGGAGATCTACAGTGACCTGTACCTGACCGTGTGCGAGTGGCCCAGTGACGCCTCCAAGGTCATTGTCTTCGGCTTCAA CACCCGCTCAGCCAACGGCATGCTCATGAACATGATGGTGATGAGCGACGAGAACCACCGGGACATCTACATCAGCACCGTGGCCGTGCCGCCGCCGGGCCGCTGCGCCGCCTGCCGGGATGCCAGCCGCGCCCACCCAG GTGACCCGAGCGCGCAGTGTCTGCGGCATGGCTTCATGCTGCACACCAAGTACCAGGTGGTCTACCCCTTCCCCACTTTCCAGCCCGCCTTCCAGCTCAAGAAGGACCAGGTGGTGCTGCTCAACACCAGCTACTCTCTGGTGGCCTGCGCCGTCTCGGTGCACTCGGCAG GAGACAGCAGCTTCTGCCAGATCCTATACGACCACACCACCTACCCCCcggcccctcccagcccccctGGACCCCGGAGCCCAGAGTTGCTCCCTGTtctccccagcctctgccctgaAGCGGCCCCAGCCTGGCCCTCTGGGACCCCCGATCCCTCGCCCGCCATTGCCAAAGCCAAGGAGTTTGTGGCTGACATCTTCCGCCGGGCCAAAGAGGCTAAGGGTGGGACCTCAGAGGAAGTCCGGCCACCCCCCTGCCCAGGGCCCTCAGGCAGCCGCTGCCGCCTGCCCTCTGAGCCCCTTGGCCCAGGTGGGGAGGCGGTGCCCCGGGACAGCCCCCCTGCAGCAGAGGCGCCCGCCCCGGAGCCTGGATACATCAACTACACCAAGCTCTATTACGTGCTGGGATCCGGTGAGGGGACGGAGCCAGAGGATG AGTTCGAGGATGACAAGATCTCCCTGCCCTTCGTGGTGACTGATCTCCGTGGTCGCAACCTGCGGCCCATGCGGGAGCAGGCCGCTGTCCAG GGTCAGTACCTGACAGTCGAGCAGCTCACACTGGACTTCGAGTATGTCATCAACGAGGTGATCCGCCATGACGCCACTTGGGGTCACCAGTTCTGCTCCTTTAGCGACTATGACATTGTCATCCTGGAG GTCTGCCCAGAAACCAACCAGGTCCTCATCAACATTGGCCTGCTGCTCCTGGCGTTCCCATCCCCCACCGAGGAAGGCCAGCTCCG ACCAAAGACCTACCACACCAGTCTCAAGGTGGCATGGGACCTCAACACAGGCATCTTCGTGACAGTCAGTGTGGGTGACCTCACTGAGGTCAAAGGGCAGACCAG CGTCTGGAGCTCATATCGCAAGAGCTGTGTGGACATGGTCATGAAGTGGCTGGTGCCTGAGAGCAGCGGCCGATACGTCAACAGGATGACCAACGAGGCTCTGCACAAAG GGTGCTCACTGAAAGTTCTGGCAGACAGCGAGCGATACACGTGGATTGTGCTGTGA